A genomic segment from Glycine soja cultivar W05 chromosome 18, ASM419377v2, whole genome shotgun sequence encodes:
- the LOC114396664 gene encoding probable galacturonosyltransferase 14 → MQLHFSPSMRSITISSSSNSNNNNGFIDLMKIKVAARHISYRTLFHTILILAFLLPFVFILTALVTLEGVNNCSSFDCLGRRLGPRLLGRADDSGRLVRDFYKILNEVKAGEIPPDLQLPDSFDQLVSDMKNNQYDAKTFAFMLRGMMEKHEREIRESKFAELMNKHFAASSIPKGIHCLSLRLTDEYSSNAHARKQLPPPELLPLLSDNSYHHFILSTDNILAASVVVASTVQSSLKPEKIVFHVITDKKTYAGMHSWFALNPVTPAVVEIKSIHQFDWLTRENVPVLEAVENQNGIRNYYHGNHIAGANLSDISPRKFASKLQARSPKYISLLNHLRIYLPELFPNLDKVVFLDDDVVIQRDLSPLWEIDLEGKVNGAVETCRGEDEWVMSKHFRNYFNFSHPLIARNLDPDECAWAYGMNIFDLHAWRRTNIREIYHSWLKENLKSNLTMWKLGTLPPALIAFKGLVHPIDPSWHMLGLGYQNNTNIESVKKAAVIHYNGQSKPWLQIGFEHLRPFWTKYVNYSNDFLRNCHILEA, encoded by the exons ATGCAGCTTCACTTCTCGCCGAGCATGAGAAGCATCACCATATCGAGCAgcagcaacagcaacaacaacaatggcTTTATTGACTTGATGAAGATCAAGGTCGCAGCTCGCCACATTTCCTATCGAACCCTCTTCCACACCATCCTCATCCTCGCTTTTCTCCTTCCCTTTGTTTTCATCCTCACCGCCCTCGTCACCCTCGAAGGTGTCAACAACTGCTCCTCCTTCG ATTGTTTAGGTAGGCGGTTGGGACCGAGGCTTCTTGGGAGGGCTGATGATTCAggg AGACTGGTTAGAGATTTTTACAAGATCCTTAACGAAGTGAAGGCTGGGGAAATTCCTCCTGATCTACAGCTGCCGGATTCTTTTGATCAACTGGTTTCTGATATGAAGAACAATCAGTACGATGCAAAAACTTTTGCATTCATGCTAAGGGGAATG ATGGAAAAACATGAGAGAGAAATCAGAGAGTCTAAATTTGCAGAGCTGATGAATAAACACTTCGCAGCAAGTTCTATCCCTAAAGGGATTCATTGTCTGTCTTTACGTCTGACTGATGAATATTCATCAAATGCCCATGCACGCAAACAGTTGCCTCCTCCCGAGTTACTTCCTTTACTGTCCGACAACTCTTATCACCATTTTATTCTGTCAACTGATAACATATTGGCTGCTTCAGTAGTTGTTGCTTCAACTGTCCAGTCATCTCTGAAACCTGAGAAGATAGTCTTCCATGTGATCACGGATAAAAAAACTTATGCGGGTATGCACTCATGGTTTGCACTGAATCCAGTCACCCCTGCCGTAGTCGAAATCAAAAGCATTCACCAATTTGACTGGTTGACTAGAGAGAATGTCCCAGTGCTTGAAGCTGTAGAAAATCAAAATGGGATTAGGAATTACTACCATGGGAATCATATTGCAGGAGCCAATCTCAGTGACATCAGTCCACGTAAATTTGCATCTAAATTGCAGGCCAGAAGTCCAAAGTACATATCTTTACTCAACCATCTCCGCATATACTTACCAGAG CTTTTCCCAAACCTTGACAAGGTGGTTTTTTTGGATGATGATGTGGTGATTCAGCGTGACTTGTCTCCGCTTTGGGAAATTGACCTGGAAGGAAAAGTTAACGGGGCTGTGGAAACTTGCAGAGGTGAAGATGAGTGGGTAATGTCTAAGCATTTTAGGAACTACTTTAATTTTTCCCATCCTCTCATTGCAAGGAATTTGGACCCTGATGAGTGTGCTTGGGCTTATGGAATGAATATCTTTGATCTGCATGCATGGAGAAGAACTAATATAAGAGAGATATATCATTCTTGGCTGAAAGAG AATCTGAAGTCAAACCTGACAATGTGGAAGCTTGGAACCCTTCCTCCTGCTTTAATTGCATTTAAAGGACTTGTTCACCCAATTGATCCCTCTTGGCACATGCTTGGATTGGGTTATCAGAACAATACCAATATTGAGAGTGTGAAAAAGGCTGCTGTTATTCACTACAATGGCCAGTCAAAACCTTGGTTACAAATTGGCTTTGAACATCTTCGGCCATTTTGGACCAAGTATGTCAATTATTCTAATGATTTTTTGAGGAACTGTCATATCCTGGAAGCATAG
- the LOC114395491 gene encoding LYR motif-containing protein 4B-like produces the protein MSALAASSATPSAAQTLSLFRSLLRAAREFPDYNIREYTKLRTADAFRHNATLSDPNSISTAFAHGKSQLAVVKRQAVVYSLYAPPLRNVMELQQTPF, from the coding sequence ATGAGTGCACTTGCAGCATCCTCCGCTACTCCTTCCGCCGCCCAAACCCTCTCCCTCTTCCGCTCCCTCCTCCGCGCCGCGCGCGAGTTTCCCGATTACAACATCAGGGAGTACACCAAACTACGCACCGCCGATGCGTTTCGCCACAACGCCACTCTCTCCGACCCAAATTCAATTTCCACCGCCTTCGCCCACGGCAAGTCGCAGCTCGCCGTCGTTAAACGACAGGCCGTCGTGTACTCTCTCTACGCCCCGCCGCTCCGCAACGTCATGGAACTCCAACAAACCCCCTTCTAA